One part of the Mycolicibacterium aromaticivorans JS19b1 = JCM 16368 genome encodes these proteins:
- a CDS encoding RND family transporter — protein MSKRAVLRGVSPHKLLTGLGRVIVRHPLLVIAAWLVLAGALLALITPLAVVAARNPPDFLPKDAPVLVSVKKMQEAFHEADAGNFAAIILSNDNGLTPADEDAYRRIVDKLKDDTKNVSSLQDFVRTPELKEVMTSKDGKAWNLPVSMTGTMGTPEGQEAYRHVIDTANQQAKGSSLQVNVVGGASTIEDMNAIGARDQHMIEIATVGLVFTILLLVYRSLIAMLMPLITIGISLVVAQQAVAGLGELGLGLGPQTMMLMTGMIMGAGIDYGVFLYSRYQELTKTGMASDNALVEALASIGEVIAGSAGTVALTFLGMSFTKLAIFSTVGPALTVTILVGFLASITLLPAFIVLAGRRGWIKQRRDITGRLWRRSGVMIVRRPVLLLGTSVVILGALAATTSLMKFNYDDRKNLPQDSASNHAYEVMDKHFPISSTLQQFLFIQSPNDLRTPKALADMEQMAARIAQLPDIDLVRGITRPTGEVLEQAKTTYQAGEVGTKLGDASNLIHTNDDNLNLLSGGAGKMADVLGQIRTQVVGSIASVRGLTSALDAMSQKYGGAKTLDQIDKTASLVTSMRSLGDSLGLTILRVTGIGDWAAPMLNALNVSPVCDADPACVNSRSDLQKIVDVANTPAVKSIEEFARELSKTDGSQQLDQAVHDLSQNVLKVTSAARSLGVGQPGGVEKKLNDAVTGVNTLADSSRQLAVGVQTLVDQTRNLGQGLDQASSFLLAMKREAADPPMSGFYIPPQVLTMDEFKKAAKLFVSEDGHSARYLVQTALNPFSTEAMDQTKQIVNTANAATPNTQLAGSQISMVGFSSINANVRDFYDSDFVYILCMTLIVVFLILVVLLRAIVAPLYLVLSVVLSYGAALGIGVVLFQFILGQELAWGVPGIAFMVLVAVGADYNLLLISRIRDEAKYGVRSAVIRTVGATGGVITSAGLIFAASMMALTVSSVLTAAQIGFVIGVGLLLDTFLVRTLTVPAAAVLVGDANWWPAKPPRIKFAAARRAAASEAATAPVAVLEHHETDVQDFDDTEGESAWEAEGGSTRDD, from the coding sequence ATGTCCAAGCGCGCCGTTTTGAGGGGCGTGTCACCACATAAGCTCCTCACGGGCTTGGGTCGGGTGATCGTTCGCCACCCTCTGCTCGTGATCGCTGCTTGGCTCGTTCTGGCCGGCGCTCTGCTGGCCCTCATCACCCCGCTGGCTGTTGTAGCGGCCCGCAACCCGCCGGATTTCCTGCCCAAAGACGCGCCGGTGCTCGTCTCGGTCAAGAAGATGCAGGAAGCCTTCCACGAAGCGGACGCGGGCAATTTCGCCGCGATCATCCTCAGCAACGACAACGGGCTGACCCCGGCCGACGAGGACGCCTACCGGCGGATCGTCGACAAGCTCAAGGACGACACCAAGAACGTCTCGTCGCTTCAGGATTTCGTGCGCACCCCGGAGTTGAAAGAGGTGATGACCAGCAAGGACGGCAAGGCCTGGAACCTGCCGGTCAGCATGACGGGAACCATGGGCACCCCCGAGGGGCAGGAGGCCTACCGCCACGTCATCGATACCGCGAACCAGCAGGCCAAAGGTTCCTCGCTGCAGGTCAACGTGGTCGGTGGTGCCTCGACGATCGAGGACATGAACGCGATCGGCGCCCGCGATCAGCACATGATCGAGATCGCCACGGTCGGGCTGGTGTTCACGATCCTGCTGCTGGTGTATCGAAGCCTGATCGCGATGCTGATGCCGTTGATCACCATCGGCATATCACTCGTTGTCGCGCAACAGGCCGTTGCCGGCCTCGGCGAACTCGGGCTCGGGCTCGGTCCGCAGACGATGATGTTGATGACCGGCATGATCATGGGTGCCGGCATCGACTACGGCGTCTTCCTCTACAGCCGGTATCAAGAGCTCACCAAGACCGGGATGGCCTCCGACAACGCCTTGGTAGAAGCTCTGGCATCCATCGGTGAGGTGATCGCCGGCTCGGCGGGCACCGTCGCGCTGACGTTCCTCGGGATGTCGTTCACCAAACTGGCCATCTTCTCCACCGTCGGGCCTGCCCTGACCGTGACGATTCTGGTGGGCTTCCTGGCCTCGATCACCCTGTTGCCGGCGTTCATCGTGCTGGCCGGCCGGCGGGGATGGATCAAGCAGCGGCGCGACATCACCGGCCGGCTGTGGCGTCGATCCGGTGTGATGATCGTCCGGCGTCCAGTGCTGTTGCTGGGGACCAGCGTGGTGATCCTGGGCGCGCTGGCAGCCACGACATCGCTGATGAAGTTCAACTACGACGACCGTAAGAACTTGCCGCAGGACTCCGCGAGCAACCATGCCTACGAGGTGATGGACAAACACTTCCCGATCAGCAGCACGCTGCAGCAGTTCCTGTTCATCCAGTCCCCGAACGACCTGCGCACGCCCAAGGCGCTGGCCGACATGGAGCAGATGGCCGCGCGGATCGCGCAGCTACCCGACATCGATCTGGTGCGCGGGATCACCCGGCCCACCGGGGAGGTGCTCGAGCAGGCCAAGACCACCTATCAGGCCGGTGAGGTCGGCACCAAGCTCGGTGACGCGTCCAACCTGATCCACACCAACGACGACAACCTCAATCTGCTCTCCGGCGGTGCAGGCAAGATGGCCGACGTCCTCGGTCAGATCCGTACCCAGGTGGTGGGATCCATCGCCAGCGTGCGCGGGTTGACCAGCGCTCTGGACGCCATGTCGCAGAAGTACGGCGGGGCCAAGACACTCGACCAGATCGACAAGACCGCGTCGTTGGTGACCAGCATGCGCTCGCTGGGCGACTCGTTGGGGCTGACCATTCTGCGAGTCACGGGCATCGGCGATTGGGCGGCACCGATGCTCAACGCGCTCAACGTTTCTCCGGTGTGCGACGCGGATCCCGCCTGCGTCAACTCCCGGTCGGATCTGCAGAAGATCGTCGACGTTGCCAACACCCCGGCCGTCAAGTCCATCGAGGAATTCGCACGGGAACTCTCCAAGACCGACGGATCGCAACAGCTCGACCAGGCCGTCCACGATCTCAGCCAGAACGTCCTGAAGGTGACCTCCGCCGCGCGCTCACTCGGCGTGGGCCAGCCCGGCGGAGTCGAGAAGAAACTCAACGACGCGGTCACCGGCGTCAACACGCTGGCCGACTCGAGTCGTCAACTCGCAGTGGGTGTTCAGACCCTGGTAGACCAGACCCGCAACCTGGGGCAGGGGCTGGACCAGGCGTCGTCGTTCCTGTTGGCGATGAAGCGGGAGGCGGCCGATCCGCCGATGTCGGGGTTCTACATCCCGCCGCAGGTGTTGACGATGGACGAGTTCAAGAAGGCCGCCAAACTGTTCGTCTCCGAGGACGGTCACTCGGCGCGCTATCTGGTCCAGACGGCACTCAACCCGTTCAGCACCGAGGCGATGGACCAGACCAAGCAGATCGTCAACACCGCGAACGCGGCCACACCCAATACGCAGCTCGCCGGTTCCCAGATTTCGATGGTCGGCTTCTCGTCGATCAACGCCAACGTCCGGGACTTCTACGACTCCGACTTCGTCTACATCCTGTGCATGACCCTGATCGTGGTCTTCCTCATCCTCGTGGTGTTGCTGCGCGCGATCGTCGCGCCCCTGTATCTGGTGCTCTCGGTGGTGCTGTCCTACGGCGCGGCGCTGGGCATCGGGGTCGTCTTGTTCCAGTTCATTCTGGGTCAGGAATTGGCTTGGGGCGTACCGGGAATCGCGTTCATGGTGCTAGTCGCGGTCGGCGCCGACTACAACCTGCTTTTGATATCCCGGATCCGCGACGAGGCGAAATACGGTGTGCGCTCAGCAGTCATCCGCACTGTCGGCGCAACCGGCGGCGTCATCACCTCAGCAGGCCTGATCTTCGCGGCGTCGATGATGGCGCTCACCGTCAGCAGCGTGCTCACCGCCGCGCAGATCGGCTTCGTGATCGGCGTCGGGCTGCTGCTGGACACCTTCCTGGTGCGCACGCTGACGGTGCCCGCCGCCGCCGTATTGGTCGGTGACGCCAACTGGTGGCCGGCGAAGCCCCCCCGCATCAAATTCGCAGCCGCCAGGCGGGCCGCCGCGAGTGAGGCGGCGACCGCCCCGGTCGCGGTGCTCGAACATCATGAGACGGACGTGCAGGATTTCGATGACACCGAAGGTGAATCCGCCTGGGAGGCGGAAGGCGGATCGACGCGGGACGACTAG
- a CDS encoding adenosine deaminase: protein MTTPLTPEMIGRAPKALLHDHLDGGLRPATVLDIAGQIGYDGLPSTDEAGLAEFFRTAAHSGSLVRYLEPFAHTVAVMQTPESLHRVAFECVEDLAADNVVYAEVRFAPELHIDGGLSLDAVVDAVLAGFADGEKAAAADGRPIVVRCLVTAMRHAARSREIAALAIRFRDKGVVGFDIAGAEAGYPPTRHLDAFEYMRSNNARFTIHAGEAFGLPSIHEALAYCGADRLGHGVRIVDDIEVAPDGTARLGPLAAILRDKRIPLELCPSSNVQTGAVTSIGSHPFDLLARLRFRVTVNTDNRLMSDTTMSQEMARLVDAFGYGWSDLERFTINAMKSAFIHFDERLAIIDEVIKPRYAVLIG from the coding sequence ATGACCACACCGCTGACGCCGGAGATGATCGGCCGAGCACCCAAGGCGTTGCTGCACGACCACCTCGACGGTGGTCTGCGCCCAGCCACCGTCCTCGACATCGCCGGGCAGATCGGGTACGACGGGCTGCCCTCCACCGACGAGGCCGGGCTGGCCGAGTTCTTCCGCACCGCCGCGCACAGCGGGTCGCTGGTGCGCTACCTCGAACCCTTCGCCCACACCGTCGCCGTCATGCAGACCCCCGAGTCCCTGCATCGGGTGGCGTTCGAATGCGTGGAGGACCTGGCAGCCGACAACGTGGTCTACGCCGAGGTGCGGTTCGCCCCGGAGCTGCACATCGACGGCGGGTTGTCCCTGGACGCGGTGGTCGACGCGGTGCTGGCCGGCTTCGCCGACGGGGAGAAGGCCGCCGCAGCCGACGGCCGGCCGATCGTGGTGCGCTGCCTCGTGACCGCAATGCGCCATGCCGCGCGATCGCGGGAGATCGCCGCACTGGCGATCCGGTTCCGCGACAAGGGGGTGGTCGGGTTCGACATCGCCGGCGCGGAGGCCGGCTATCCACCCACCCGCCACCTCGACGCATTCGAGTACATGCGAAGTAACAACGCGCGCTTCACGATTCACGCCGGCGAGGCATTCGGCCTGCCGTCCATCCACGAGGCGCTGGCCTACTGTGGGGCCGACCGGCTGGGCCACGGTGTGCGCATCGTCGACGACATCGAGGTGGCGCCGGACGGCACGGCGCGGCTGGGCCCGCTGGCCGCGATCCTGCGCGACAAGCGAATACCGCTCGAGCTGTGCCCGAGTTCCAACGTCCAGACCGGCGCGGTGACGAGCATTGGCAGCCATCCCTTCGACCTGCTCGCGCGCCTGCGGTTCCGGGTCACCGTCAACACCGACAACCGTCTGATGAGCGATACCACGATGAGCCAGGAGATGGCCCGCCTCGTCGATGCGTTCGGCTACGGGTGGAGCGATCTGGAGCGGTTCACCATCAATGCGATGAAATCGGCGTTCATCCACTTCGACGAGCGGCTGGCCATCATCGACGAGGTGATCAAACCGCGCTACGCGGTCCTGATCGGCTGA
- a CDS encoding thymidine phosphorylase, whose amino-acid sequence MTQFTFDAPTVIRVKRDGGRLSDEAIDWVIDAYTHGRVADEQMSALLMAIFLRGMDRGEISRWTFAMIASGERLEFSDLGRPTVDKHSTGGVGDKITIPLVPVVAACGAAVPQAAGRGLGHTGGTLDKLESIPGFTAEISKAQVRQQLSEIGAAIFAAGELAPADRKIYALRDVTGTVESLPLIASSVMSKKLAEGADALVLDVKVGRGAFLKTEDESRELAATMVELGLAHGVPTVAVLTDMDVPLGRTVGNALEVAESLEVLAGGGPDDVVELTVRLAGEMLALAGIDGRDPAETLRDGTAMDHFRALVTAQGGDVHAQLPIGAHSETVPAPRGGTMGDIDALAMGLAVWRLGAGRAAPGQPVQFGAGVRIHRRPGEPVSAGEPLFTLYTDTPERIPAAMGELDGAFSVVDEPPNPRPLIIDRIAR is encoded by the coding sequence GTGACGCAGTTCACATTCGATGCGCCGACGGTCATCCGGGTCAAGCGTGACGGTGGCCGGTTGAGCGACGAGGCCATCGATTGGGTTATCGACGCCTACACCCATGGCAGGGTCGCCGATGAACAGATGTCGGCGCTGCTGATGGCGATCTTCCTGCGGGGGATGGACCGCGGCGAGATCTCCCGGTGGACTTTCGCGATGATCGCCTCGGGTGAGCGTTTGGAGTTCAGCGATCTCGGCCGGCCGACGGTGGACAAACATTCCACCGGCGGCGTTGGCGACAAGATCACCATTCCGCTGGTGCCCGTCGTCGCCGCGTGCGGTGCGGCGGTTCCGCAGGCCGCAGGCCGAGGCCTCGGGCACACCGGTGGCACCCTGGACAAGCTGGAGTCGATTCCGGGGTTCACCGCGGAGATCTCCAAAGCCCAAGTGCGCCAGCAGTTGTCCGAGATCGGTGCGGCGATCTTCGCTGCCGGGGAGCTGGCGCCCGCAGACCGAAAGATCTACGCACTGCGGGATGTCACCGGCACGGTGGAGTCGCTGCCGTTGATCGCCAGTTCGGTGATGAGCAAGAAGCTGGCCGAGGGCGCCGACGCGCTGGTGCTCGACGTGAAGGTCGGCCGCGGAGCGTTCCTGAAAACGGAAGACGAGTCGAGGGAACTGGCCGCCACCATGGTCGAGCTGGGTCTGGCTCACGGAGTGCCGACCGTTGCCGTCCTGACCGATATGGACGTCCCCCTCGGCCGTACGGTCGGCAACGCCCTGGAGGTCGCCGAATCACTCGAGGTGCTGGCCGGCGGCGGCCCCGATGACGTCGTGGAGCTGACGGTCCGACTGGCGGGGGAGATGCTGGCTCTGGCCGGTATCGACGGTCGCGATCCGGCCGAGACCCTGCGCGACGGCACCGCGATGGATCATTTCCGCGCGCTGGTCACCGCACAGGGCGGCGACGTTCACGCACAGCTTCCGATCGGTGCCCATTCCGAGACCGTGCCGGCGCCGCGAGGCGGCACAATGGGTGACATCGACGCTTTGGCGATGGGGCTTGCCGTCTGGCGACTCGGCGCGGGCCGGGCCGCCCCGGGTCAGCCTGTGCAATTCGGCGCCGGCGTGCGCATCCACCGCAGACCCGGTGAGCCGGTGAGCGCAGGCGAGCCGCTGTTCACCCTCTATACCGACACCCCGGAGCGGATCCCTGCCGCGATGGGCGAACTGGACGGTGCCTTCTCGGTGGTCGACGAGCCGCCGAACCCACGCCCGCTCATCATCGATCGGATCGCCCGATGA
- a CDS encoding cytidine deaminase: protein MVTEIEWKSLRDKAIDVAARAYAPYSGFPVGAAALVDDGRVVTGCNVENVSYGLGLCAECAVVCALVSGGGGRLRAVAVVDATGAALMPCGRCRQLLLEHGGPQLLVDHADGPRLLADLLPDAFGPDDLARVEREKP, encoded by the coding sequence ATGGTCACTGAAATCGAATGGAAATCGCTGCGCGACAAAGCAATTGATGTCGCCGCTCGCGCCTATGCACCGTATTCGGGGTTCCCGGTCGGGGCTGCGGCGCTGGTCGATGACGGTCGCGTGGTCACCGGCTGCAATGTGGAGAATGTCTCATATGGCCTGGGTCTCTGCGCCGAGTGTGCGGTGGTCTGTGCACTGGTTTCCGGCGGCGGCGGACGACTGCGGGCCGTTGCGGTTGTCGACGCCACCGGGGCCGCCCTGATGCCCTGCGGACGATGTCGTCAACTTCTGCTCGAGCACGGCGGCCCGCAGCTGCTCGTCGATCACGCCGACGGCCCGCGCCTGCTGGCCGACCTGCTACCCGACGCGTTCGGCCCCGATGACCTGGCCCGAGTGGAACGGGAAAAGCCGTGA
- the sdhC gene encoding succinate dehydrogenase, cytochrome b556 subunit, with protein MSTAAPVVPAPRDKSTRRRRTLYRGDPGMWSWVLHRITGTTIFFFLFVHVLDTALVRVSPQAYNEVVETYKTPIIGLMEIGLVAALLYHALNGVRIILIDFWWKGPRYQRQMLWGVAAVWLLVMVPSLVIIGMHMAERFL; from the coding sequence ATGAGTACAGCGGCACCGGTCGTGCCGGCCCCGCGCGACAAGTCGACGAGGCGACGGCGCACCCTTTACCGCGGTGACCCCGGAATGTGGTCGTGGGTGCTGCATCGCATCACCGGCACCACGATCTTCTTCTTCCTCTTCGTCCACGTCCTGGACACCGCGCTGGTACGGGTCAGCCCGCAGGCCTATAACGAGGTCGTCGAGACCTACAAGACGCCGATCATCGGCCTGATGGAGATCGGCCTGGTGGCCGCATTGCTGTATCACGCACTCAACGGCGTGCGGATCATCCTGATCGACTTCTGGTGGAAGGGCCCCCGCTATCAACGGCAGATGCTGTGGGGTGTGGCCGCGGTCTGGCTGCTGGTCATGGTGCCTTCCCTGGTGATCATCGGCATGCACATGGCGGAGCGGTTCCTGTGA
- a CDS encoding succinate dehydrogenase hydrophobic membrane anchor subunit, whose amino-acid sequence MGPPAPILERNHDRPAGLDNPRTPRRRSGMPNFEKYAWLFMRFSGVVLIFLALGHLFIGLMWDGGVYRIDFNYVAQRWASPFWQTWDLLLLWLAQLHGGNGIRTIIGDYARKDSTKFWLNSLLVISMLITLVVGTYVLLTFNPNIS is encoded by the coding sequence CTGGGACCGCCCGCTCCGATTCTGGAACGCAATCACGACCGCCCGGCCGGGCTGGACAACCCGCGCACCCCGCGCCGGCGGTCCGGCATGCCGAACTTCGAGAAGTACGCCTGGCTGTTCATGCGGTTCTCCGGCGTCGTCCTGATCTTCCTGGCGCTGGGTCACCTGTTCATCGGGCTGATGTGGGACGGCGGCGTCTACCGGATCGACTTCAACTACGTCGCCCAGCGCTGGGCCTCGCCGTTCTGGCAGACCTGGGACCTGCTGCTGCTGTGGCTGGCTCAGCTGCACGGCGGCAACGGGATCCGCACGATCATCGGCGACTACGCCCGCAAGGACTCCACCAAGTTCTGGCTGAACTCCCTGCTGGTGATCTCGATGCTCATCACGTTGGTGGTGGGCACCTACGTCCTTCTCACCTTCAATCCCAACATCTCCTAG